One window of the Leishmania mexicana MHOM/GT/2001/U1103 complete genome, chromosome 11 genome contains the following:
- a CDS encoding putative ABC transporter, producing MARTSWSSSSTGSASSGSDDSYCRSEAAKGGSFMDQLLAILYRTLRQTLRTKAILFMEIVLPLMFIVITLILWLVWLPFQGRSKQFIDYTPYASSAATLHKQLTCFNSSNGEPIPGLCDCDWISILSNYSVLCAGDYDTIPYKNLCYVDLPFDFSDFKVNGYAVGNITGANKLVQVWINSYNTSLFVIPTLDEVILFHWLARISRPKTKGDASLLSAGIAAGLMPNSKQSSVLCSGVLYFVGSAAQVDPLLDYFRKESVLFDKVYGGTYATVAEAEAKVRATEWNWAIIELNGFDASTFDVSIRMNSTALPTFALPYDKSYGGGFYNSRADLYAVAGFLSIQQIISEYYLKLVVGSAATGTDLPLDHYMAVAGYASFITQPLLTTANILLPLIFVMAYLYPVSQFTKRIVLEKELRIREAMQIMGLGNAPIYISWYLTFFLPNFFVTIVTLVVIRMTYITITNILILFLVYYIYLVTCVPLAGFYSAFFSKARLASLLTPLIYFVFAMPAFAIQSANTAIITAFCIFPPTAYAVTMLGIIDHEIAGGFAGASWHDVLDTPPVYLAIMMMGVDFVFFNLLMLYLDNVMPKDWGTRKHPLFFIIDPVMWCFNSKHKRLEGGADGRAENGVFEDVDGDDDAVVLDGLRKEYSRGGKTFVAVNNLYWGMREGEISVLLGHNGAGKTTVLNMMTGMVEPDAGDCYVYGYSVRNELERVRQQIGYCPQHNILWGELTCRDHLEFFGRIKGLRGWELENAVCRMLHETDLLEKMDQPAKSLSGGQRRKLSVSIAFVTCSRLIFLDEPTAGMDVGARRYTWELLRRMSAHHTIFLTTHYMDEADLLGHKIGIMSQGRLKCSGSNMLLKSRLGFGYSITMSLCDGASVKVISTLVQSSVDGAQEVGVNGCEVMYRLPNECVQQFPEFLDRLEVVKDELGVRGYSLSATTLEEIFLRVSNEDIEREREEDPLMQLDQDSIAAQESCIWSCEIVEGRKAMLWSQFKAMMAKRMWNGTRDRKMQFFQVVCPVICILIAMLLSLISLNGPDSITLNKEIYPGEVLMEMNGCDELLGPNASFDNFTVRHQKYMNALNLSIYMVDTFLSQPTLRVEGLVCRDLAWANAVKAPNNVIHILNSSTYHQAPISLNSIYQGLYRKYTGKDARFKLVAGTIPRTKREKVTQDALKTILMGAIIMIPFTFLPSNVVAWVVKERECKARHLQNVSGLNFYIYWLTNFLFDTVAYMMTLSLVLLIFLMFNREEYVAKDRIGAVFVLFFIYGLSSTTTGYVCSFFFDEHSNAQMIVMAVSFVSGFLLVMIVYIMSLLSQTMVAADILKWITRIVPSFAIGEGIINLAMLTQRQAIVGDVTAWSMDTIGWACVYMSVEFPLFFAITLWIDHPRRRMWGQRNNYDVDAAPQTVSEEDSDVEKTREKVYEEEAEGVNDDMVRVVDLRKVYPNGKVAVRNVTFFVTPGEVFGFLGTNGAGKTTTISMLCQEFIPTSGNVYVCGYDIVTESEQALQCIGYCPQFDATLDLLTVEEHLELYAGIRGILYEQRDVVIDALLRMCELSTYRYTLSSELSGGNRRKLSVAISLIGGPRVVFLDEPSAGMDPVARRGLWNAIQKVSQNSSVVLTTHHLEEVEALAHRVAIMVDGTLRCIGDKTHLKNKFGTGFEMSIRVRADDDMANVHRWVKTRFPEATMNEFKGQRFVYTLPANVALSDVFRLLQQEKEMLHITDYTVSQTSIEQVFLKISGELEEATAFRYTLEDTLALSSKKSALTDAASLDPVTRNLSLGRLR from the coding sequence ATGGCTCGCACATCGTGGAGCTCGAGCTCTACCGGCTCCGCCAGTTCTGGCAGCGATGACAGCTACTGCCGCAGTGAGGCAGCCAAGGGAGGCAGTTTCATGGATCAGCTGCTGGCGATCCTCTACCGCACGCTCCGTCAGACGCTGCGCACCAAGGCGATTTTGTTCATGGAGATCGTTCTGCCACTGATGTTCATCGTCATCACGCTCATTTTGTGGCTCGTGTGGTTGCCTTTCCAAGGCCGTTCGAAGCAGTTCATCGACTACACGCCCTATGCGTCCTCTGCGGCCACGCTGCACAAACAGCTCACTTGCTTCAACAGCTCGAATGGCGAGCCGATTCCTGGGCTGTGTGACTGCGACTGGATTTCTATACTCAGCAACTACAGCGTCTTGTGCGCCGGCGACTACGACACGATCCCGTACAAGAACCTCTGTTATGTCGACCTCCCCTTTGACTTCAGCGACTTCAAAGTCAACGGCTACGCAGTTGGGAACATTACGGGGGCCAACAAGCTGGTGCAGGTGTGGATCAACTCGTATAACACGAGCCTGTTTGTGATCCCAACGCTGGATGAGGTGATCCTCTTCCACTGGCTGGCTCGGATTAGCAGGCCAAAAACGAAGGGCGATGCCagcctcctctccgctggCATCGCGGCTGGTTTGATGCCCAACTCGAAGCAGTCTTCTGTTTTGTGCTCCGGTGTCCTGTACTTCGTCGGCAGTGCAGCGCAGGTGGACCCGCTGCTCGACTACTTCCGAAAGGAGTCGGTGCTCTTCGACAAGGTGTACGGCGGCACCTACGCAACcgtggcagaggcggaggccaaGGTACGCGCTACGGAATGGAATTGGGCCATCATCGAACTGAACGGCTTCGATGCGAGCACGTTTGATGTGAGCATCCGCATGAACTCGACCGCGCTGCCGACGTTTGCCCTTCCGTACGACAAGAGCTATGGCGGCGGCTTCTACAACAGTCGCGCCGACCTCTACGCCGTCGCCGGGTTTCTGTCGATTCAGCAGATCATCTCGGAATACTACCTGAAGCTGGTAGTCGggagcgccgccactggcACAGATTTACCGCTGGACCACTACATGGCTGTCGCTGGTTATGCCAGTTTCATCACGCAGCCTCTCCTCACCACTGCCAATATCTTGCTGCCGCTCATCTTCGTCATGGCGTACCTCTACCCCGTCTCCCAGTTCACAAAGCGTAttgtgctggagaaggagctgcggaTCCGCGAGGCGATGCAGATCATGGGGCTCGGCAACGCCCCGATCTACATTTCGTGGTACCTCACCTTCTTCTTGCCGAACTTCTTTGTCACGATTGTCACCCTGGTCGTGATTCGTATGACGTACATCACAATCACGAACATACTCATCCTGTTCCTGGTGTACTACATCTACCTCGTCACCTGCGTACCGCTGGCCGGCTTTTACTCTGCCTTCTTCAGTAAGGCTCGCCTCGCCTCTTTGCTGACGCCGCTCATCTACTTCGTGTTCGCCATGCCCGCCTTCGCGATCCAGAGCGCCAATACGGCAATCATAACTGCCTTTTGCATCTTCCCGCCCACCGCCTACGCCGTCACGATGCTCGGCATTATTGATCACGAGATAGCCGGCGGCTTTGCGGGAGCCAGTTGGCACGACGTCCTCGACACGCCGCCGGTGTATCTGGCCATCATGATGATGGGCGTGGACTTTGTCTTCTTCAATCTGCTTATGCTGTACCTCGACAACGTTATGCCGAAAGACTGGGGTACGCGCAAGCACCCGCTCTTCTTCATCATTGACCCCGTTATGTGGTGCTTCAACTCTAAGCACAAGCGCctcgaaggcggcgcggACGGGCGCGCGGAGAACGGCGTGTTTGAGGACgtcgacggtgacgacgacgcggtggtGTTGGACGGGCTGCGCAAGGAGTACTCGCGCGGCGGCAAGACGTTCGTTGCGGTGAACAACCTGTACTGGGGGATGCGCGAGGGCGAGATCtctgtgctgctggggcacaacggcgccggcaagACGACGGTGCTGAACATGATGACGGGGATGGTGGAGCCGGACGCGGGCGACTGCTACGTCTACGGCTACTCTGTCCGAAACGAGCTAGagagggtgcggcagcagatCGGGTACTGCCCGCAGCACAACATCCTGTGGGGCGAGCTGACGTGCCGCGACCACCTCGAGTTCTTTGGGCGGATCAAGGGGCTGCGCGGGTGGGAGCTGGAGAATGCGGTTTGCCGGATGTTGCACGAGACGGACCTGCTGGAGAAGATGGACCAGCCCGCGAAGAGCCTGTCGGGTGGTCAGAGGCGCAAGCTGTCGGTCTCCATCGCCTTTGTGACTTGCAGTCGCCTCATCTTCCTGGACGAGCCCACGGCTGGCATGGATGTGGGTGCGCGCCGATACACgtgggagctgctgcgacgcaTGTCCGCTCATCACACCATTTTCCTGACGACGCACTACATGGACGAGGCGGATCTGCTGGGACACAAGATCGGGATCATGAGCCAGGGGCGGTTGAAGTGCTCTGGCAGCAACATGCTCCTGAAGAGTCGCCTCGGGTTCGGGTACAGCATTACGATGTCCCTCTGTGACGGCGCTTCCGTGAAGGTAATCTCGACGCTGGTGCAGTCATCGGTGGACGGTGCCCAGGAGGTTGGGGTGAACGGGTGTGAGGTGATGTACCGACTGCCCAACGAGTGTGTCCAACAGTTTCCGGAGTTCCTGGATCGACTGGAGGTGGTGAAAGACGAGCTCGGCGTTCGCGGCTACTCGCTGTCGGCGACGACGCTAGAAGAGATATTTCTTCGTGTGTCCAACGAGGACATCGAGCGGGAGCGCGAAGAAGATCCTCTTATGCAGCTGGACCAAGATAGTATCGCTGCGCAGGAGAGTTGCATATGGAGCTGTGAGATAGTGGAGGGGCGCAAGGCGATGCTGTGGTCGCAGTTCAAGGCGATGATGGCGAAGCGCATGTGGAATGGCACGCGAGACCGCAAGATGCAGTTTTTCCAGGTGGTATGCCCGGTGATTTGCATCCTTATTGCCATGCTGCTCTCGCTCATCTCCCTCAACGGCCCCGACTCCATAACGCTGAACAAGGAAATCTACCCCGGCGAGGTTCTGATGGAGATGAACGGGTGCGATGAGCTTCTCGGCCCCAACGCATCCTTCGACAACTTCACTGTGCGGCACCAAAAATACATGAATGCGCTGAACTTGTCCATCTACATGGTCGACACGTTTCTCTCTCAGCCGACGTTGCGCGTCGAGGGGCTCGTGTGCCGAGATCTGGCCTGGGCAAACGCAGTGAAGGCACCGAACAACGTGATCCATATACTGAACTCGTCCACCTATCACCAGGCACCCATCTCCCTGAACTCCATCTACCAGGGGCTCTACAGGAAGTATACGGGCAAAGATGCGCGCTTTAAGCTGGTGGCTGGAACGATACCGCGCaccaagagagagaaggtgaCGCAGGACGCGCTTAAGACGATCCTCATGGGCGCGATTATCATGATCCCGTTCACGTTCCTGCCGTCAAACGTGGTGGCGTGGGTGGTGAAGGAGCGCGAGTGCAAGGCGCGGCATCTGCAGAACGTCTCGGGGCTGAACTTTTACATCTACTGGCTCACGAATTTTCTCTTCGACACGGTTGCCTACATGATGACGCTCAGTTTGGTGCTGCTCATCTTCCTAATGTTCAACCGCGAGGAGTACGTGGCCAAGGACCGTATCGGCGCCGTGTTCGTCCTCTTCTTCATCTACGGTCTCTCGAGCACTACCACGGGGTACGTGTGCAGCTTCTTCTTCGACGAGCACTCCAACGCGCAGATGATCGTGATGGCCGTCAGCTTTGTCTCCGGGTTTCTTCTCGTCATGATCGTGTACATCATGTCTCTGCTCTCACAGACCATGGTGGCGGCTGACATTCTGAAGTGGATCACTCGCATTGTGCCGAGCTTTGCCATTGGCGAGGGTATCATCAATTTGGCGATGctgacgcagcggcaggcgatCGTAGGTGACGTGACGGCGTGGTCAATGGACACGATCgggtgggcgtgcgtgtacATGTCAGTCGAGTTCCCGTTGTTTTTCGCGATCACCCTCTGGATCGACcacccgcggcggcgcatgtGGGGGCAGCGCAATAACTacgacgtcgacgccgctcCGCAGACGGTGTCGGAAGAGGACTCCGACGTTGAGAAGACGCGTGAGAAAGTGTATGAAGAGGAGGCTGAAGGGGTCAACGACGACATGGTGCGCGTGGTGGACCTGCGCAAGGTGTACCCCAACGGCAAGGTGGCAGTGCGCAACGTCACCTTCTTCGTGACCCCCGGCGAGGTGTTCGGCTTCCTCGGCACGAATGGCGCTGGTAAGACGACAACGATTTCGATGCTTTGCCAGGAGTTCATTCCCACAAGCGGCAACGTCTATGTGTGCGGGTACGACATCGTGACGGAGAGCGAGCAGGCGCTACAGTGCATCGGGTACTGCCCGCAGTTCGACGCGACGCTGGACCTGTTGACGGTGGAAGAGCACCTGGAGCTGTACGCGGGCATCCGCGGCATCCTCTACGAGCAGCGTGACGTTGTCATTGACGCCTTGCTGCGCATGTGCGAACTCTCTACGTATCGCTATACCCTGTCCTCGGAGCTGTCCGGCGGCAATCGGCGCAAGCTGTCTGTGGCCATATCCCTCATTGGAGGGCCGCGCGTGGTCTTCCTGGACGAGCCGTCTGCCGGCATGGACCctgtggcgcggcgcggaCTCTGGAACGCGATCCAGAAGGTTTCTCAGAACAGCTCCGTTGTGCTGACGACGCACCacctggaggaggtggaggcgcttgCGCATCGCGTGGCGATCATGGTGGACGGCACCCTGCGCTGCATCGGCGACAAGACTCACCTGAAGAACAAGTTCGGCACCGGCTTTGAAATGAGCattcgtgtgcgtgcagacGACGACATGGCGAATGTGCACAGGTGGGTGAAGACACGGTTCCCCGAGGCGACGATGAACGAGTTCAAGGGGCAACGATTTGTCTACACGTTGCCGGCGAACGTTGCCCTCTCGGATGTCTTTCGTCTCTTGCAACAGGAAAAGGAGATGCTGCACATCACAGACTACACCGTGTCGCAAACCTCAATCGAGCAGGTCTTCTTGAAGATCAGCGGAGAACTGGAGGAGGCAACCGCTTTTCGGTACACGCTTGAGGACACCCTCGCGCTGTCAAGTAAGAAGAGCGCCTTGACGGATGCCGCGAGTTTAGACCCGGTAACTCGCAACTTGTCTCTCGGCAGGTTGAGATAG
- a CDS encoding putative tatD related deoxyribonuclease gives MTKLPQSCAQWRLIDIGLNLTDHMYKGVYNGRQQHTSDIESILQRAVEVGVHGLLLTGGNLKESKAVIDMCASYTSDTLQCFCTVGCHPTRCQEFVDDPDGYLKALDDLICKHSVHVGGCIAAVGEIGLDYDRLSFCPKKIQKEYFEKQLVMAKRHRLPLFLHERNTGGDFKTLLEPHLPELAGGVVHSFTGSRAELQEYLDANLYIGVNGCSLKTAENLETVRAIPLDRLMLETDAPWCELKGTHASKALLTAAATRASSQQSVSEAILTAFSTCRKDKFKEGCVVKGRNEPCAIVQVLEVVYELHREEVSSMEQLAEVVLATTRKLFPFAASVV, from the coding sequence ATGACGAAGCTGCCGCAGAGCTGTGCTCAGTGGAGGCTCATCGACATTGGTTTGAACCTCACAGATCACATGTACAAGGGGGTGTACAATGGACGCCAACAGCACACCTCAGATATCGAGTCGATACTGCAGCGCGCTGTGGAGGTTGGCGTGCACGGTCTCCTCTTAACAGGTGGCAACTTGAAGGAGAGCAAGGCTGTGATCGACATGTGCGCCAGCTATACCTCCGACACGCTGCAGTGTTTCTGCACAGTCGGTTGTCACCCGACGCGGTGCCAAGAGTTTGTCGACGATCCAGACGGTTACCTTAAGGCCCTTGATGACCTCATCTGCAAGCACTCCGTCCATGTCGGCGGCTGCAtcgcggcggtgggggagATTGGTCTTGACTACGACCGTCTGTCCTTCTGCCCGAAGAAAATTCAGAAGGAGTACTTCGAAAAGCAACTCGTGATGGCGAAGCGGCATCGCCTGCCACTGTTCCTCCACGAACGCAACACAGGCGGTGACTTCAAGACACTGCTCGAGCCGCATCTTCCCGAGCTCGCTGGTGGCGTCGTTCATAGCTTCACCGGCAGCcgggcggagctgcaggagtaCCTGGATGCCAACCTGTACATTGGCGTGAACGGGTGTAGTCTCAAGACGGCGGAGAACCTCGAGACGGTCAGGGCGATTCCACTCGATCGACTGATGCTGGAAACCGACGCACCGTGGTGCGAGCtcaagggcacacacgcttCGAAAGCACTCTTgacggctgcggcgacgcgcgccTCTTCGCAGCAGAGCGTGTCAGAAGCCATCCTCACCGCGTTTTCGACGTGCCGCAAGGACAAGTTTAAAGAAGGGTGTGTCGTGAAGGGGCGCAATGAACCGTGCGCGATTGTGCAGGTACTCGAGGTAGTGTacgagctgcaccgcgagGAGGTGTCCTCTATGGAGCAGCTGGCTGAGGTGGTTCTGGCGACCACGCGAAAGCTGTTCCCCTTTGCGGCATCTGTGGTGTGA